One window of Dysidea avara chromosome 11, odDysAvar1.4, whole genome shotgun sequence genomic DNA carries:
- the LOC136238574 gene encoding uncharacterized protein: protein MKSMVILTTFLLLTIKDLANSHGVDYVYPLYDKVNVSVYNRATDPVVLQGYSYPSSLTIRSYYQKRCGLEIYTVTPTDAQCILSPPRSPQLVPSSNCTLVYYEDTCTTGLIQLVERVKRNGGEVMIYHTRNITEDLRILSSTADVSIPVILVKDPQYVIRHSYQYEYFQYINVTQTSLPPTGPPKQDSGFDNEQRTTIVGLVFAALLLAGILVLSLAIFVCYKRHRRGTRQMHNGTEIKMSQTGDSTTIKGDSTVEENNGGNCEGDGDLLVENVK, encoded by the exons ATGAAGTCTATGGTAATACTGACGACCTTCTTGCTGCTGACAATTAAAGATTTAGCAAACAGCCACGGCGTTGACTATGTCTACCCGCTCTACGATAAAGTTAATGTATCGGTCTACAACCGCGCAACTGATCCAGTTGTACTTCAAGGCTATTCTTATCCTTCATCGCTGACAATACGGAGTTACTATCAAAAAAGATGTGGCTTAGAAATATACACTGTGACACCTACAGATGCACAGTGCATCCTGTCTCCTCCTCGGTCTCCTCAACTAGTGCCATCAAGCAATTGTACCTTAGTATATTACGAAGACACCTGTACAACTGGACTGATCCAGTTGGTTGAAAGAGTAAAGAGAAATGGCGGGGAAGTAATGATATATCATACCCGAAACATAACTGAAGATTTGAGGATTCTTTCGAGCACCGCAGATGTTAGTATACCTGTCATTTTGGTGAAAGATCCACAATATGTCATTAGACACTCATATCAGTACGAATATTTCCAATATATAAATGTCACACAGACTTCACTGCCTCCCACCGGACCACCTAAACAAGACAGTGGATTTGATAATGAACAGAGAACCACCATTGTAGGGCTTGTGTTTGCTGCCCTACTGTTGGCTGGTATATTGGTATTGAGTTTGGCCATTTTTGTGTGCTACAAACGACACCGCCGAGGGACCAGACAAATG CACAATGGAACAGAAATCAAGATGTCGCAGACTGGAGATTCGACGACTATTAAAGGTGATTCTACTGTAGAAGAGAATAATGGTGGAAATTGTGAAGGCGATG GGGACTTATTGGTTGAAAATGTCAAGTGA